TGCTTCCGGACCTTACTTGTAAGAAATTTTCTTTTACCTGTGCAGAGCTACAATGTCAGCCTGGCATTGAACTGTAATTAAGTCAACAATGAGAAAAAGCTAAATAAAAGTTTTTATTTCATTATAAAAAACCTTTGTATGTAATGCAAAAAACGCTCCCAAATACATGGAAGCGTTTTTTATTATAAACGAACTTTAATATTTTCTTATACATTGAATCTAAAGTGCATGATGTCTCCATCCTGTACTATATATTCCTTACCTTCTACAGAAAGTTTTCCGGCTTCTTTGATCTTTACTTCAGAACCGTAATGGATATAATCATTATACTTGATTACTTCTGCACGGATAAATCCTTTTTCAAAGTCTGTGTGGATTACTCCTGCAGCCTGTGGAGCTGTCCAGCCCTGTCCGATAGTCCAAGCTCTTACTTCTTTCACTCCAGCAGTAAAATAAGTCTGAAGCTTCAAAAGATCGTAAGCCTTTCTGATCAAACGGTTAACACCAGGTTCTGTAAGCCCTAACTCATCAAGAAAAATTTCTCTTTCTTCAAAAGTTTCAAGCTCGTTGATATCAGCTTCGATCTGTGCTGCTAGTACTACTACTTCAGCACCCTCACCTTTAGCCATTTCTTCAATCTTAGCAATCCAATCATTTCCGTTTTTGATAGAATTTTCATCTACGTTACAAACGTAAAGTACAGGTTTATTGGTTAGCAATTGAACTTCTCCGATAATTGATTTTGTAAAATCATCTACAGCAAATTCTCTTGCATTTTTACCATCCTCAAGGAATTTCTGTAAGTTCTGCAGGGTTTCGTAAGTAAGAATATCTTCTTTCTTTCCTGACTTAATGAATTTCTTAGCTTTTTCAACTGCTTTCCCTACTGTTTCAAGGTCTTTCAGCTGAAGCTCTATATCAATAATTTCTTTATCTCTTAATGGATCTACTGAACCTTCTACGTGAACAATATTTCCATTATCAAAACATCTTAAAACGTGAATGATTGCTTCACACTCACGGATATTAGCCAGGAACTGGTTTCCCAATCCTTCTCCTTTGCTGGCTCCTTTTACAAGACCTGCAATATCAACAATCTCAACTACCGCTGGTAAAACTCTCTCAGGTTTTACTATTTTCTCCAGTTCAAACAATCTCTGATCCGGTACAGAAACCGTCCCAAGGTTTGGTTCAATAGTACAGAAAGGATAGTTTGCTGATTGAGCTTTTGCATTACTCAAACAGTTAAAAAGAGTTGATTTACCTACATTCGGCAGGCCTACGATTCCACATTTCATATTGTAAAATTCAAAGTTTAAGGTTTAGAGGCAACCCAAGGTTTTTCCAACTTTAAACATTGAACTCTCAACCTTGAATTACGAGTGTGCAAAGATAGTGATTTTTGAGGGAGTTTCATAATAAAAAAATCTGCCAATATTCTGACAGATTTTCAAAAGGTCCAGATTCACCGGCCGTTTTTATGGATTGTCTCCCGTAGCATTCTGAGCCAGCGGGACATCATTCGGTGCTTCCTGTAAAGTTTTATCTAAAGTAAATAAAGATTCATCTGTAGCCCTATCTCCACCTGCAATTTTCAATTTATCAATTAAGTTATGGGCTAATGTTTCTTCTTCAATCTGTTCTTGTACAAACCACTGCATAAAATTCCACGTTGCCCAGTCTTTCTCTTCCATAGAAAGATCTACAATTCTGTAAATAGCGGTAGTATTGTCAACTTCATGTTTAAAAACGCCATCAAAACAAGCCGTAAGGCTGTCCGGATCTGCCGGAGGAGCTGGAATAGCATCTACTTTTGGTTTTCCGCCTCTGTTTAAAATGTATTCCATAAATTTGATTGAGTGATTTCGTTCTTCCTGAGCATGGCGGTAAAGAAAGTTGGCAATTCCCTGATAACCTTTATCATCTGCCCAGATTCCATAAGATAAAAAAACGTGTGATGCATGAATCTCCTTATTCATCTGGTCACTAAGTGCTTTTTCCATGTTGGTGGAAAGTCTGTTAGTATTCATAATGTTATATTTTGGTGATTATGGGATGAATCATGCAAAAATGATTCCGATGCAATTTATATTTAAACATAATCATTTATTTACATTTTTCATTTAATTGAAAATCATCATTTTAAGCTATTAGTTTATAGTTGTTCTAAAATAAAAACCAGTTCTATCTGAGAACTGGTTTTTAAATTTATAAGCGAGATTGCTTCACCTTACAGTTTACAATGGCTAATAGTAGATAGAAGCTTTAAAATTAACCTCTTTGCCTTTTATCAAAAATACTATTTAATTTTTCTGGCCATATAGTCACTTTCATTTCCTAATCTGTCGATAGCTTTTATAGCAACTGCACTCAGCTTTTTGCCGTCTTTAAATTTAGGAATATCTTTTGAAAGGGTATCCAGAGTTAAAATTTCGGTTTGCCATATTCCATTGTATTGTGTGAAAAGAACCCACTGAAAAACATCAGCGGCATTTTTTGTGCTCCAGCTTGTCTGTGCAAAGCTTCCGTTGTCTGCAATAAACAATGTAGGGGTCTGCAATGGAACGGTCTTTATCCATGGGGATTTCGGCACTAATGCTTTTTCACTGTACGGTCCGTTTTTCAAAGCAGGCAGCATATTTGGATTTTTGGTAAGTCCGGCAATACTCCAGTGGATTTCTCCGGCATCATTTTTCAGTATATTTCTGGAGATTTCAATCTGATTTTTGATTTCTGCAGGGCGGTCTGATACTTTAACCTCAACAGTATTCAATCCCGGCCATAAGTGGCGTTTCATTGTATTTTCAGACTGCCACCAGCTTAGCAGCCCTTCAAAGCTTTGCCCTTTGGAATCGATAGGCCAGTAAAGCTGTGGTGAAAAGTAATCTACCCAGCCTTTATTTAACCATAACTTGGCATCTGCATACAGCTCGTCATATTGTGAGGATCCTACAACTCCTGCAGGATATCCAGGCTTCCATATTCCGAACGGGCTGATTCCGAATCTTACATTATTTTTTTCTGCATGAATTTCTTTGTAGATACGTTCTACAAATTTGTTCACATTATCTCTTCTCCAGTCTGCTCTGGATAATGTACCTCCACTGCTTACGTAGGCATTCCAGCTTGCATTATCTGGAAAATCAGCCCCTTTATTATAGGTTGCGTAAGGATAGAAGTAATCATCAAAGTGTACAGCGTCAATATCATATCTTTTAACAATATCTCTCACCACATTGGATACGTGACCTTGTGTTTTTGGATTGGCGGGATCAAACCAATACATTCCGTTCTTTAATCTTAAAACAATATCGGACAGTTTATTGGCCATTGACAGATTATTCACGGCTCCTCCATTGGTATGGTGTGCCCGGTAAGGATTTAACCAGACATGCAGTTCCAATCCTCTTTTGTGGGCTTCTTCAATCCAAAACTGAAGTGGATCATAGTTAGGAGAAGGGGCAGTTCCTGTTTCGCCGGTCAGAAAGTAAGACCATGGTTCGATATTACTTGTATAGAGAGCATCTGCGGAGGGTCTGATCTGAAAAATAGCTGCATTGAAATTGTTATCTCTCAACATATCAAGCATACTTATTGCTTCTGCTTTCTGCTGTTCCACTGTAAGATCATTTCTTGAAGGCCAGTTGATATTGGCAACACTCGCAATCCAAGCACCACGGAATTCTCTTTTGATTTCCGGAAGATTGGTTCTGAAATTATCTTCGGTTGAAGTTGCAGTTCCCGTTGCCGGCTTTGTAGCCACTGTATTTACTTTTGGCGGGGTTGTATTGTTGGTGGGTTTTGTAGGATTCTTCGTGGAAGGTGTTTTTACAACATTATTCTGTACGGAACATGAGGTGTAAGATGCAAAAACGCCCAATAAAACGATAAGTTTTAATTTATTCATTCTCATAGTCACAAAACTACTTTAAAATTTATTTTTATTTTTCAGAGATTATTATGCCAAAATAAGCATTTTAATGGGTTGGCATAGAAAAAAAGCCTCGAAAAATCGAGGCTTTGATTTTATATATAAGAGTTTATTATGCTTTTGCAGATCTTTCTACTCTTTTTCTTTCTTCTTCAGAAAGGATCTTCTTTCTCATTCTGATGAAGTTTGGAGTTACCTCAATTGCTTCATCCCCCTGGATGTATTCCATACATTCTTCAAGAGAGAATAAGATTTTCGGAGCAACACCGGTATCTTTATCTTTTCCAGAAGCTCTCATGTTGTTCAATTGTTTTGCTTCTACGATATTTACTACCAAGTCTCCAGGTTTGTTTTGCTCACCGATGATCATTCCTGTATAGATTTCCTCACCCGGATCAACGAAGAACTTACCTCTATCCTGTAGTTTAGCAATAGAATATTCTGTAGCAGGACCTGTAGTTTTGCTGATTAAAACTCCATTGTTTCTTCCAGGAATAGATCCTTTGAAAGGCTTATATTCAGTGAAACGGTGCGCCATAATAGCTTCCCCTGCAGTAGCTGTCAACATTTGAGAACGTAGTCCGATCAAACCTCTTGAAGGAATTTCAAACTCCATGTGCTGCATTTCACCTTTAGTTTCCATGATGTGAAGGTCTCCTTTTCTCTGAGTTGCCAGGTCGATTACTCTTGAAGCAAATTCTTCAGGAACGTCAACAACCAAAGATTCGTAAGGCTCACATTTTTCACCGTCAATTTCTTTGAAGATAACCTGCGGCTGACCGATTGTCATCTCATATCCTTCTCTTCTCATTGTTTCGATCAAAACTGATAAGTGAAGAATACCTCTACCGAATACAAGGAATGTATTAGCATCGTCAGTCTGCTGAACTCTTAATGCAAGGTTTTTCTCTAATTCTTTTGTTAATCTTTCTTTCAGGTGGTTAGAAGTAACATATTTACCGTCTTTACCGAAGAAAGGTGAATTGTTGATAGAGAACGTCATGTTCAACGTAGGCTCATCAATTGCAGTTCTTTCCAATGGTTCAGGATTTTCAAGATCAACGAAAGAATCACCAATCTGGAAAGCATCAAAACCTACTACAGCACAGATATCTCCTGCTTTTACTTCAGTTACTTTTTTCTTTCCTAATCCTTCGAAAACGTAAAGTTCTTTTACTTTTCCTTTTACAATTTTACCTTCTGCCTGTGCAAGACCAATCCACTGAGATTCTTTAATCTCACCTCTTGTCACTTTCCCGATTGCAATTCTTCCTAAGAAAGAAGAGAAGTCAAGAGAAGTAATCTGCATCTGAAGATTTCCTTCTGTTATTTTCGGTTCAGGAACATATTGTAAGATACCATCTAATAATGGTAAGATATCTTCAGTCTGTTCTAATGAAGTGTTGAACCATCCTTGTTTTGAAGATCCGTAGAATGTAGGGAAATCCAATTGTTCTTCTGTAGCCTCAAGGTTGAAGAACAAGTCAAATACTTTATCATGAACTTCGTCAGGGCGACAGTTTGGTTTATCTACTTTATTGATCACTACTAATGGTCTCAATCCTAATTCCAATGCTTTCTGTAGTACGAATCTTGTTTGTGGCATTGGTCCTTCGAACGCATCTACCAACAAAATAACTCCATCAGCCATTTTCAATACTCTTTCTACTTCTCCACCAAAATCGGCGTGACCAGGAGTATCAATTACGTTAATTTTTGTGTCTTTATAAGTAACAGAAATATTCTTGGATAAGATTGTGATCCCTCTTTCTCTTTCAAGATCGTTGTTATCCATAATTAACTCCCCACTCTCCTGATTTTCTCTGAAAATGTTGGTAGCGTGAATGATCTTGTCAACCAAAGTCGTCTTTCCGTGGTCAACGTGTGCGATAATCGCAATATTTCTAATGTTTTGCATAAAAGATTTTTACGGGTGCAAAAGTAGTGATTTTTAATGAAAAAATATTTACTTATACAAATATTTAATATTATGTTTAAAATACTTATTTACAAGACAATAAAAAAAGAGTGTTCAAAAAACACTCTTTAATCTATCTATATACAGATCTGTACTTCACATGGATCTACTGCAGGCGGTTCTCCACATATAATGTCAAATTCACCACAATTGCTGGAGAATCCGGTTCCCCAACCCCATCTTACGGCACATGTATCAGCGTCTTTACATCTTACCATTCCTTTAACAATTCCTCCCTGAACTGATTTCATTTCAGTTCTTGAAATTTTTCTAAGATTTCTCATGTTGTTTTGTTTATTTGTTATTAGCCTGATAAAAATATAAAAAAAACTCAACACTCAGTATATTATTAAAATATTTAACATTTTTAATATCAATGCCTTATCAATCTGTAAAACAAAACCAGATCAATTAAGACAACAAGGATGAATTTCATTAGAAAGGACTTTTTAGAAACCTTATGATTGAAGATAATCATTCCGGAGGCTGCTCCAATGATTCCGCCCAGCAGAGAAATTCCCAAAAGAGTATTTTCAGAAATTCGCCATTGATGTTTTTTGGCTTGCCATTTATCAAAACCAAAAACACCAAACGTGATCAGGTTCGCTACTAATAGAAAAGGAATCATTTTAAAATTAATTTAAAACAAAAATAAAGTTTAATTTATATAAAGAAAAATCCTGAAAATTTAAATTCAAGATACAGAACAATATTATTTAAATTTGCCTTCCGTTAAAAAACAAATTAATGACAGTACACGATCTGGTGGGAACCTACTCTATTGAAGGAAGTAACCAGGAAGAATCTTCGCAGGCTTCTTATCATGGTATATTAACTTTATCCACAGATGAAAACAACCGCATTATTGCCCAATGGGTTATTGGTGATCATCTGCAAAATGGTACAGGATTTTACAAAGACCATATTTTAGTAATCAACTTCAATTATGAAGGTGACAATCATACAATATATAAAGGTGTTGCTGTTTACCGCTGTCTAAGTAAAGATATACTGGATGGTTTCTGGTCTGAAAAACACGGCAATCCTTTATATCTCGGGAGTGAATATTGTGTGAGAATTCAGAATTCAAAGATTTTGAACTGATTTCTTTTATAACAAAGATCAAGAACTATTTTAAAAATAAAAAGAGCTGTCTTGATGAAGACAACTCTCATTGTTATTAAGGTTTAAATAACTTATTTTTTAGCTTTTACGTCGATAGCGATCTCGATATCTTTGCTGATCATCCATTCTGCAGGATCTGCTTCTGAAGTACCGAATTTAAGTCCCCAATCTGCTCTGTTTACTGTAAATTTAGCCTGAATAGCTGCTGAGTTTTCAGCTACGTCTACTTTAGCAGGGAAAGTAACATTCATTGTTTTTCCTGATAATGTAAGGTTTCCGCTTACTGTTTTATTAGCTCCTGCTACAGCATCTTTTGGTGCTTCTTTCAAATCTGTAACACTTGTAATTTTGAAATCTGAAGTAGGGTTTTTCGCTACATCAAAGAAATCAGGGTTTTTCAAGTGAGCTTCAAGATCTGCAGGTTTTTTATCTTTTTCTGTTACTGAAGCCGGATCTACTTTGATAGAGTTCATATCAATTACAAAGTTTCCTGCTGCAACTTGTCCTCCATCAATACTAAGATCTCCAGACTTTACGGTAAGAGTTCCCCAACGTGGAGCCATACCTCCTTTGTGGAAAGCTTTCCAGTTTACTACTGAACCTACTGTATCTACAGCCAGAGTTTCACCTTTGCTTTCTGCAACGGTTTGTTCCTGAGCGGTAGCTGCAGTCTCTGCCGTTTTTCCTTTATCACATGATGCCAAAAGCAATCCTACTCCTACTAATGCAATTACGCTAATTTTTTTCATATTGAACTGTTTTAAAAGTTTATTGAAATTTTGTTGTTTTCGGGTACAAAAATAGAAAAACCTGCTTTGTATGATCTTAACATATATCAAGAAATGACTTTTTTTGTTTTTTTATTGTTGGTGTTAATTTAAAATTCTCAGTTTTCTTGATGGAAATGCATCAATTATTAAATTTTTCAATACAAAGAACTTTAAAATACACTTATAGCATTCACTTAAGTCTTAGCTTTATAATTTTACATTTTATGATCATACATCACAATAAAAATGTATTTTTGGCGCTTTGTAGGAAAAACGCAAATTTTAATGGAATATGTCAAAAAAACTAATAACACTATTAGCAATAAGCACGATCTATTGTCTTAATGCACAAACCAAGGCCGAAGAGGCTCTCAAAACATTTGAAAAAAAATATCCTCAGGAAAAAATACATCTTTTATTGGATAAAAGCAGTTATGTAGCAGGGGAAAACCTATGGTTCAAGTCTTTTGTATTTGATGGCTATACTACATCTACCATTTCCACTACTCTATTTGTAGAGCTGTATGACAGCAATAAAAATCAGATCAGTAAAAAATTAATTCCATTAATTAACGGAGAAGGAAGCGGCAACATTTCACTTGCAGGCTTCAAGGAAGATGTTTACTATATCAGAGCTTACACCAGCTGGATGGCCAACT
The window above is part of the Chryseobacterium sp. MA9 genome. Proteins encoded here:
- a CDS encoding DUF1294 domain-containing protein, with the translated sequence MIPFLLVANLITFGVFGFDKWQAKKHQWRISENTLLGISLLGGIIGAASGMIIFNHKVSKKSFLMKFILVVLIDLVLFYRLIRH
- a CDS encoding glycoside hydrolase family 10 protein; amino-acid sequence: MRMNKLKLIVLLGVFASYTSCSVQNNVVKTPSTKNPTKPTNNTTPPKVNTVATKPATGTATSTEDNFRTNLPEIKREFRGAWIASVANINWPSRNDLTVEQQKAEAISMLDMLRDNNFNAAIFQIRPSADALYTSNIEPWSYFLTGETGTAPSPNYDPLQFWIEEAHKRGLELHVWLNPYRAHHTNGGAVNNLSMANKLSDIVLRLKNGMYWFDPANPKTQGHVSNVVRDIVKRYDIDAVHFDDYFYPYATYNKGADFPDNASWNAYVSSGGTLSRADWRRDNVNKFVERIYKEIHAEKNNVRFGISPFGIWKPGYPAGVVGSSQYDELYADAKLWLNKGWVDYFSPQLYWPIDSKGQSFEGLLSWWQSENTMKRHLWPGLNTVEVKVSDRPAEIKNQIEISRNILKNDAGEIHWSIAGLTKNPNMLPALKNGPYSEKALVPKSPWIKTVPLQTPTLFIADNGSFAQTSWSTKNAADVFQWVLFTQYNGIWQTEILTLDTLSKDIPKFKDGKKLSAVAIKAIDRLGNESDYMARKIK
- a CDS encoding YceI family protein, with product MKKISVIALVGVGLLLASCDKGKTAETAATAQEQTVAESKGETLAVDTVGSVVNWKAFHKGGMAPRWGTLTVKSGDLSIDGGQVAAGNFVIDMNSIKVDPASVTEKDKKPADLEAHLKNPDFFDVAKNPTSDFKITSVTDLKEAPKDAVAGANKTVSGNLTLSGKTMNVTFPAKVDVAENSAAIQAKFTVNRADWGLKFGTSEADPAEWMISKDIEIAIDVKAKK
- a CDS encoding ferritin; its protein translation is MNTNRLSTNMEKALSDQMNKEIHASHVFLSYGIWADDKGYQGIANFLYRHAQEERNHSIKFMEYILNRGGKPKVDAIPAPPADPDSLTACFDGVFKHEVDNTTAIYRIVDLSMEEKDWATWNFMQWFVQEQIEEETLAHNLIDKLKIAGGDRATDESLFTLDKTLQEAPNDVPLAQNATGDNP
- the ychF gene encoding redox-regulated ATPase YchF, with the translated sequence MKCGIVGLPNVGKSTLFNCLSNAKAQSANYPFCTIEPNLGTVSVPDQRLFELEKIVKPERVLPAVVEIVDIAGLVKGASKGEGLGNQFLANIRECEAIIHVLRCFDNGNIVHVEGSVDPLRDKEIIDIELQLKDLETVGKAVEKAKKFIKSGKKEDILTYETLQNLQKFLEDGKNAREFAVDDFTKSIIGEVQLLTNKPVLYVCNVDENSIKNGNDWIAKIEEMAKGEGAEVVVLAAQIEADINELETFEEREIFLDELGLTEPGVNRLIRKAYDLLKLQTYFTAGVKEVRAWTIGQGWTAPQAAGVIHTDFEKGFIRAEVIKYNDYIHYGSEVKIKEAGKLSVEGKEYIVQDGDIMHFRFNV
- the typA gene encoding translational GTPase TypA — translated: MQNIRNIAIIAHVDHGKTTLVDKIIHATNIFRENQESGELIMDNNDLERERGITILSKNISVTYKDTKINVIDTPGHADFGGEVERVLKMADGVILLVDAFEGPMPQTRFVLQKALELGLRPLVVINKVDKPNCRPDEVHDKVFDLFFNLEATEEQLDFPTFYGSSKQGWFNTSLEQTEDILPLLDGILQYVPEPKITEGNLQMQITSLDFSSFLGRIAIGKVTRGEIKESQWIGLAQAEGKIVKGKVKELYVFEGLGKKKVTEVKAGDICAVVGFDAFQIGDSFVDLENPEPLERTAIDEPTLNMTFSINNSPFFGKDGKYVTSNHLKERLTKELEKNLALRVQQTDDANTFLVFGRGILHLSVLIETMRREGYEMTIGQPQVIFKEIDGEKCEPYESLVVDVPEEFASRVIDLATQRKGDLHIMETKGEMQHMEFEIPSRGLIGLRSQMLTATAGEAIMAHRFTEYKPFKGSIPGRNNGVLISKTTGPATEYSIAKLQDRGKFFVDPGEEIYTGMIIGEQNKPGDLVVNIVEAKQLNNMRASGKDKDTGVAPKILFSLEECMEYIQGDEAIEVTPNFIRMRKKILSEEERKRVERSAKA